One window of Magallana gigas chromosome 2, xbMagGiga1.1, whole genome shotgun sequence genomic DNA carries:
- the LOC105345687 gene encoding pre-B-cell leukemia transcription factor 1 isoform X20: MEDGQRMYSQQGGLTNMSGNVLPQYNMGQDEPSDQRKQEIGDILQQIMTITDQSLDEAQARCRKHTLNCHRMKPALFSVLCEIKEKTVLSIRNSQEEEPPDPQLMRLDNMLIAEGVAGPEKGGGSSAAANATAAASGGQPDSAIEHSDYRAKLAQIRQIYHTELEKYEQDLDLSDGSEIKNSDYEAKLAQIRQVYQTEYGKYEQACNEFTTHVVNLLREQSRTRPIAPKEIERMVTIIRKKFAAIEMQLKQSTCEAVMILRSRFLDARRKRRNFSKQATELLNEYFYSHLSNPYPSEEAKEELARKCGITVSQVSNWFGNKRIRYKKNITKAQEEANVYAAKSAAAHEGQGAAGYNVGGGQAGMYMNLNGGDNYQSSDNSVGDNVQNQLQ; this comes from the exons ATGGAAGACGGACAAAGAATGTATTCACAACAAGGGGGACTGACTAACATGTCGGGAAACGTGTTGCCTCAGTACAACATGGGTCAAGATGAACCGTCAGATCAGAGAAAACAGGAGATAGGGGACATCCTCCAACAAATTATGACAATTACTGACCAGAGCCTGGACGAAGCCCAAGCAAGGTGCCG AAAACACACACTGAACTGTCATCGAATGAAGCCAGCATTATTTAGCGTACTGTgtgaaatcaaagaaaaaacgG TGCTAAGTATAAGAAACTCACAGGAGGAAGAGCCCCCTGACCCTCAGCTGATGCGGTTGGACAATATGTTGATCGCAGAAGGAGTGGCGGGTCCAGAAAAAGGGGGTGGGTCATCTGCTGCCGCCAATGCCACTGCTGCCGCCTCTGGGGGTCAGCCTGACAGTGCCATAGAACACTCAGACTACCGTGCCAAACTGGCACAAATTCGTCAGATTTATCACACAGAACTTGAGAAATATGAGCAG GACCTTGATCTA AGCGATGGTTCAGAAATCAAAAACTCGGACTATGAAGCTAAACTGGCCCAGATTCGTCAAGTCTACCAAACGGAATATGGGAAATATGAACAG GCTTGCAATGAGTTTACAACTCATGTGGTCAACTTGTTGAGGGAACAGAGTCGTACTCGTCCTATAGCTCCCAAAGAAATCGAAAGAATGGTCACTATAATACGCAAGAAGTTTGCTGCCATTGAAATGCAATTGAAACAGAGCACATGTGAAGCAGTAATGATTCTAAGGTCAAGGTTCCTTGATGCCAG GAGAAAGAGGCGAAATTTTAGTAAACAAGCCACAGAGCTGCTGAATGAGTATTTTTACTCCCACCTCAGTAATCCATACCCTAGTGAGGAGGCCAAAGAGGAACTCGCTCGGAAGTGTGGAATCACCGTGTCACAG GTTTCAAATTGGTTTGGAAACAAAAGAATTCGttacaagaaaaatattacaaagGCTCAAGAAGAGGCCAATGTTTATGCAGCAAAATCAGCAGCCGCACATGAGGGCCAAG GTGCGGCCGGGTATAACGTGGGCGGGGGACAGGCTGGGATGTACATGAACCTCAACGGGGGAGACAACTACCAGAGTAGTGATAATTCGGTAGGAGACAATGTCCAAAACCAG CTACAGTGA
- the LOC105345687 gene encoding pre-B-cell leukemia transcription factor 1 isoform X17: MEDGQRMYSQQGGLTNMSGNVLPQYNMGQDEPSDQRKQEIGDILQQIMTITDQSLDEAQARCRKHTLNCHRMKPALFSVLCEIKEKTVLSIRNSQEEEPPDPQLMRLDNMLIAEGVAGPEKGGGSSAAANATAAASGGQPDSAIEHSDYRAKLAQIRQIYHTELEKYEQDLDLSDGSEIKNSDYEAKLAQIRQVYQTEYGKYEQACNEFTTHVVNLLREQSRTRPIAPKEIERMVTIIRKKFAAIEMQLKQSTCEAVMILRSRFLDARRKRRNFSKQATELLNEYFYSHLSNPYPSEEAKEELARKCGITVSQVSNWFGNKRIRYKKNINKAQEEANMYAAKTAAAAAANVGPEGGAAGYNVGGGQAGMYMNLNGGDNYQSSDNSVNALRHVISQSGGYSSDSMHSTPASMYEQHMNQQLQ, translated from the exons ATGGAAGACGGACAAAGAATGTATTCACAACAAGGGGGACTGACTAACATGTCGGGAAACGTGTTGCCTCAGTACAACATGGGTCAAGATGAACCGTCAGATCAGAGAAAACAGGAGATAGGGGACATCCTCCAACAAATTATGACAATTACTGACCAGAGCCTGGACGAAGCCCAAGCAAGGTGCCG AAAACACACACTGAACTGTCATCGAATGAAGCCAGCATTATTTAGCGTACTGTgtgaaatcaaagaaaaaacgG TGCTAAGTATAAGAAACTCACAGGAGGAAGAGCCCCCTGACCCTCAGCTGATGCGGTTGGACAATATGTTGATCGCAGAAGGAGTGGCGGGTCCAGAAAAAGGGGGTGGGTCATCTGCTGCCGCCAATGCCACTGCTGCCGCCTCTGGGGGTCAGCCTGACAGTGCCATAGAACACTCAGACTACCGTGCCAAACTGGCACAAATTCGTCAGATTTATCACACAGAACTTGAGAAATATGAGCAG GACCTTGATCTA AGCGATGGTTCAGAAATCAAAAACTCGGACTATGAAGCTAAACTGGCCCAGATTCGTCAAGTCTACCAAACGGAATATGGGAAATATGAACAG GCTTGCAATGAGTTTACAACTCATGTGGTCAACTTGTTGAGGGAACAGAGTCGTACTCGTCCTATAGCTCCCAAAGAAATCGAAAGAATGGTCACTATAATACGCAAGAAGTTTGCTGCCATTGAAATGCAATTGAAACAGAGCACATGTGAAGCAGTAATGATTCTAAGGTCAAGGTTCCTTGATGCCAG GAGAAAGAGGCGAAATTTTAGTAAACAAGCCACAGAGCTGCTGAATGAGTATTTTTACTCCCACCTCAGTAATCCATACCCTAGTGAGGAGGCCAAAGAGGAACTCGCTCGGAAGTGTGGAATCACCGTGTCACAG GTTTCTAATTGGTTTGGTAACAAAAGAATTCGATACAAGAAGAACATAAATAAGGCACAAGAGGAAGCCAACATGTACGCGGCCAAAACTGCGGCAGCAGCGGCTGCTAACGTTGGCCCTGAGGGAG GTGCGGCCGGGTATAACGTGGGCGGGGGACAGGCTGGGATGTACATGAACCTCAACGGGGGAGACAACTACCAGAGTAGTGATAATTCG GTGAATGCATTGCGGCATGTCATTTCACAGTCGGGTGGTTATAGTAGTGACAGCATGCACAGTACGCCTGCCTCCATGTATGAACAACATATGAACCAACAG CTACAGTGA
- the LOC105345687 gene encoding pre-B-cell leukemia transcription factor 1 isoform X16 yields MEDGQRMYSQQGGLTNMSGNVLPQYNMGQDEPSDQRKQEIGDILQQIMTITDQSLDEAQARCRKHTLNCHRMKPALFSVLCEIKEKTVLSIRNSQEEEPPDPQLMRLDNMLIAEGVAGPEKGGGSSAAANATAAASGGQPDSAIEHSDYRAKLAQIRQIYHTELEKYEQDLDLSDGSEIKNSDYEAKLAQIRQVYQTEYGKYEQACNEFTTHVVNLLREQSRTRPIAPKEIERMVTIIRKKFAAIEMQLKQSTCEAVMILRSRFLDARRKRRNFSKQATELLNEYFYSHLSNPYPSEEAKEELARKCGITVSQVSNWFGNKRIRYKKNINKAQEEANMYAAKTAAAAAANVGPEGGAAGYNVGGGQAGMYMNLNGGDNYQSSDNSVGDNVQNQVNALRHVISQSGGYSSDSMHSTPASMYEQHMNQQLQ; encoded by the exons ATGGAAGACGGACAAAGAATGTATTCACAACAAGGGGGACTGACTAACATGTCGGGAAACGTGTTGCCTCAGTACAACATGGGTCAAGATGAACCGTCAGATCAGAGAAAACAGGAGATAGGGGACATCCTCCAACAAATTATGACAATTACTGACCAGAGCCTGGACGAAGCCCAAGCAAGGTGCCG AAAACACACACTGAACTGTCATCGAATGAAGCCAGCATTATTTAGCGTACTGTgtgaaatcaaagaaaaaacgG TGCTAAGTATAAGAAACTCACAGGAGGAAGAGCCCCCTGACCCTCAGCTGATGCGGTTGGACAATATGTTGATCGCAGAAGGAGTGGCGGGTCCAGAAAAAGGGGGTGGGTCATCTGCTGCCGCCAATGCCACTGCTGCCGCCTCTGGGGGTCAGCCTGACAGTGCCATAGAACACTCAGACTACCGTGCCAAACTGGCACAAATTCGTCAGATTTATCACACAGAACTTGAGAAATATGAGCAG GACCTTGATCTA AGCGATGGTTCAGAAATCAAAAACTCGGACTATGAAGCTAAACTGGCCCAGATTCGTCAAGTCTACCAAACGGAATATGGGAAATATGAACAG GCTTGCAATGAGTTTACAACTCATGTGGTCAACTTGTTGAGGGAACAGAGTCGTACTCGTCCTATAGCTCCCAAAGAAATCGAAAGAATGGTCACTATAATACGCAAGAAGTTTGCTGCCATTGAAATGCAATTGAAACAGAGCACATGTGAAGCAGTAATGATTCTAAGGTCAAGGTTCCTTGATGCCAG GAGAAAGAGGCGAAATTTTAGTAAACAAGCCACAGAGCTGCTGAATGAGTATTTTTACTCCCACCTCAGTAATCCATACCCTAGTGAGGAGGCCAAAGAGGAACTCGCTCGGAAGTGTGGAATCACCGTGTCACAG GTTTCTAATTGGTTTGGTAACAAAAGAATTCGATACAAGAAGAACATAAATAAGGCACAAGAGGAAGCCAACATGTACGCGGCCAAAACTGCGGCAGCAGCGGCTGCTAACGTTGGCCCTGAGGGAG GTGCGGCCGGGTATAACGTGGGCGGGGGACAGGCTGGGATGTACATGAACCTCAACGGGGGAGACAACTACCAGAGTAGTGATAATTCGGTAGGAGACAATGTCCAAAACCAG GTGAATGCATTGCGGCATGTCATTTCACAGTCGGGTGGTTATAGTAGTGACAGCATGCACAGTACGCCTGCCTCCATGTATGAACAACATATGAACCAACAG CTACAGTGA
- the LOC105345687 gene encoding pre-B-cell leukemia transcription factor 1 isoform X12, translated as MEDGQRMYSQQGGLTNMSGNVLPQYNMGQDEPSDQRKQEIGDILQQIMTITDQSLDEAQARCRKHTLNCHRMKPALFSVLCEIKEKTVLSIRNSQEEEPPDPQLMRLDNMLIAEGVAGPEKGGGSSAAANATAAASGGQPDSAIEHSDYRAKLAQIRQIYHTELEKYEQDLDLSDGSEIKNSDYEAKLAQIRQVYQTEYGKYEQACNEFTTHVVNLLREQSRTRPIAPKEIERMVTIIRKKFAAIEMQLKQSTCEAVMILRSRFLDARRKRRNFSKQATELLNEYFYSHLSNPYPSEEAKEELARKCGITVSQVSNWFGNKRIRYKKNITKAQEEANVYAAKSAAAHEGQGAAGYNVGGGQAGMYMNLNGGDNYQSSDNSVGDNVQNQITPHPRSQNGSPHDQKPDDSTDSWCAGAFMQGLDGEGDNYDGSSDEPGLKRPKI; from the exons ATGGAAGACGGACAAAGAATGTATTCACAACAAGGGGGACTGACTAACATGTCGGGAAACGTGTTGCCTCAGTACAACATGGGTCAAGATGAACCGTCAGATCAGAGAAAACAGGAGATAGGGGACATCCTCCAACAAATTATGACAATTACTGACCAGAGCCTGGACGAAGCCCAAGCAAGGTGCCG AAAACACACACTGAACTGTCATCGAATGAAGCCAGCATTATTTAGCGTACTGTgtgaaatcaaagaaaaaacgG TGCTAAGTATAAGAAACTCACAGGAGGAAGAGCCCCCTGACCCTCAGCTGATGCGGTTGGACAATATGTTGATCGCAGAAGGAGTGGCGGGTCCAGAAAAAGGGGGTGGGTCATCTGCTGCCGCCAATGCCACTGCTGCCGCCTCTGGGGGTCAGCCTGACAGTGCCATAGAACACTCAGACTACCGTGCCAAACTGGCACAAATTCGTCAGATTTATCACACAGAACTTGAGAAATATGAGCAG GACCTTGATCTA AGCGATGGTTCAGAAATCAAAAACTCGGACTATGAAGCTAAACTGGCCCAGATTCGTCAAGTCTACCAAACGGAATATGGGAAATATGAACAG GCTTGCAATGAGTTTACAACTCATGTGGTCAACTTGTTGAGGGAACAGAGTCGTACTCGTCCTATAGCTCCCAAAGAAATCGAAAGAATGGTCACTATAATACGCAAGAAGTTTGCTGCCATTGAAATGCAATTGAAACAGAGCACATGTGAAGCAGTAATGATTCTAAGGTCAAGGTTCCTTGATGCCAG GAGAAAGAGGCGAAATTTTAGTAAACAAGCCACAGAGCTGCTGAATGAGTATTTTTACTCCCACCTCAGTAATCCATACCCTAGTGAGGAGGCCAAAGAGGAACTCGCTCGGAAGTGTGGAATCACCGTGTCACAG GTTTCAAATTGGTTTGGAAACAAAAGAATTCGttacaagaaaaatattacaaagGCTCAAGAAGAGGCCAATGTTTATGCAGCAAAATCAGCAGCCGCACATGAGGGCCAAG GTGCGGCCGGGTATAACGTGGGCGGGGGACAGGCTGGGATGTACATGAACCTCAACGGGGGAGACAACTACCAGAGTAGTGATAATTCGGTAGGAGACAATGTCCAAAACCAG ATTACTCCACACCCTCGTAGTCAAAATGGCTCGCCCCACGACCAAAAACCGGATGACAGTACTGATAGCTGGTGCGCAGGCGCTTTTATGCAGGGGTTGGATGGAGAGGGAGATAATTATGATGGCTCCAGCGACGAACCAGGATTAAAACGCCCTAAAATATAG
- the LOC105345687 gene encoding pre-B-cell leukemia transcription factor 1 isoform X18 — translation MEDGQRMYSQQGGLTNMSGNVLPQYNMGQDEPSDQRKQEIGDILQQIMTITDQSLDEAQARCRKHTLNCHRMKPALFSVLCEIKEKTVLSIRNSQEEEPPDPQLMRLDNMLIAEGVAGPEKGGGSSAAANATAAASGGQPDSAIEHSDYRAKLAQIRQIYHTELEKYEQDLDLSDGSEIKNSDYEAKLAQIRQVYQTEYGKYEQACNEFTTHVVNLLREQSRTRPIAPKEIERMVTIIRKKFAAIEMQLKQSTCEAVMILRSRFLDARRKRRNFSKQATELLNEYFYSHLSNPYPSEEAKEELARKCGITVSQVSNWFGNKRIRYKKNITKAQEEANVYAAKSAAAHEGQGAAGYNVGGGQAGMYMNLNGGDNYQSSDNSVNALRHVISQSGGYSSDSMHSTPASMYEQHMNQQLQ, via the exons ATGGAAGACGGACAAAGAATGTATTCACAACAAGGGGGACTGACTAACATGTCGGGAAACGTGTTGCCTCAGTACAACATGGGTCAAGATGAACCGTCAGATCAGAGAAAACAGGAGATAGGGGACATCCTCCAACAAATTATGACAATTACTGACCAGAGCCTGGACGAAGCCCAAGCAAGGTGCCG AAAACACACACTGAACTGTCATCGAATGAAGCCAGCATTATTTAGCGTACTGTgtgaaatcaaagaaaaaacgG TGCTAAGTATAAGAAACTCACAGGAGGAAGAGCCCCCTGACCCTCAGCTGATGCGGTTGGACAATATGTTGATCGCAGAAGGAGTGGCGGGTCCAGAAAAAGGGGGTGGGTCATCTGCTGCCGCCAATGCCACTGCTGCCGCCTCTGGGGGTCAGCCTGACAGTGCCATAGAACACTCAGACTACCGTGCCAAACTGGCACAAATTCGTCAGATTTATCACACAGAACTTGAGAAATATGAGCAG GACCTTGATCTA AGCGATGGTTCAGAAATCAAAAACTCGGACTATGAAGCTAAACTGGCCCAGATTCGTCAAGTCTACCAAACGGAATATGGGAAATATGAACAG GCTTGCAATGAGTTTACAACTCATGTGGTCAACTTGTTGAGGGAACAGAGTCGTACTCGTCCTATAGCTCCCAAAGAAATCGAAAGAATGGTCACTATAATACGCAAGAAGTTTGCTGCCATTGAAATGCAATTGAAACAGAGCACATGTGAAGCAGTAATGATTCTAAGGTCAAGGTTCCTTGATGCCAG GAGAAAGAGGCGAAATTTTAGTAAACAAGCCACAGAGCTGCTGAATGAGTATTTTTACTCCCACCTCAGTAATCCATACCCTAGTGAGGAGGCCAAAGAGGAACTCGCTCGGAAGTGTGGAATCACCGTGTCACAG GTTTCAAATTGGTTTGGAAACAAAAGAATTCGttacaagaaaaatattacaaagGCTCAAGAAGAGGCCAATGTTTATGCAGCAAAATCAGCAGCCGCACATGAGGGCCAAG GTGCGGCCGGGTATAACGTGGGCGGGGGACAGGCTGGGATGTACATGAACCTCAACGGGGGAGACAACTACCAGAGTAGTGATAATTCG GTGAATGCATTGCGGCATGTCATTTCACAGTCGGGTGGTTATAGTAGTGACAGCATGCACAGTACGCCTGCCTCCATGTATGAACAACATATGAACCAACAG CTACAGTGA
- the LOC105345687 gene encoding pre-B-cell leukemia transcription factor 1 isoform X21, whose amino-acid sequence MEDGQRMYSQQGGLTNMSGNVLPQYNMGQDEPSDQRKQEIGDILQQIMTITDQSLDEAQARCRKHTLNCHRMKPALFSVLCEIKEKTVLSIRNSQEEEPPDPQLMRLDNMLIAEGVAGPEKGGGSSAAANATAAASGGQPDSAIEHSDYRAKLAQIRQIYHTELEKYEQDLDLSDGSEIKNSDYEAKLAQIRQVYQTEYGKYEQACNEFTTHVVNLLREQSRTRPIAPKEIERMVTIIRKKFAAIEMQLKQSTCEAVMILRSRFLDARRKRRNFSKQATELLNEYFYSHLSNPYPSEEAKEELARKCGITVSQVSNWFGNKRIRYKKNINKAQEEANMYAAKTAAAAAANVGPEGGAAGYNVGGGQAGMYMNLNGGDNYQSSDNSLQ is encoded by the exons ATGGAAGACGGACAAAGAATGTATTCACAACAAGGGGGACTGACTAACATGTCGGGAAACGTGTTGCCTCAGTACAACATGGGTCAAGATGAACCGTCAGATCAGAGAAAACAGGAGATAGGGGACATCCTCCAACAAATTATGACAATTACTGACCAGAGCCTGGACGAAGCCCAAGCAAGGTGCCG AAAACACACACTGAACTGTCATCGAATGAAGCCAGCATTATTTAGCGTACTGTgtgaaatcaaagaaaaaacgG TGCTAAGTATAAGAAACTCACAGGAGGAAGAGCCCCCTGACCCTCAGCTGATGCGGTTGGACAATATGTTGATCGCAGAAGGAGTGGCGGGTCCAGAAAAAGGGGGTGGGTCATCTGCTGCCGCCAATGCCACTGCTGCCGCCTCTGGGGGTCAGCCTGACAGTGCCATAGAACACTCAGACTACCGTGCCAAACTGGCACAAATTCGTCAGATTTATCACACAGAACTTGAGAAATATGAGCAG GACCTTGATCTA AGCGATGGTTCAGAAATCAAAAACTCGGACTATGAAGCTAAACTGGCCCAGATTCGTCAAGTCTACCAAACGGAATATGGGAAATATGAACAG GCTTGCAATGAGTTTACAACTCATGTGGTCAACTTGTTGAGGGAACAGAGTCGTACTCGTCCTATAGCTCCCAAAGAAATCGAAAGAATGGTCACTATAATACGCAAGAAGTTTGCTGCCATTGAAATGCAATTGAAACAGAGCACATGTGAAGCAGTAATGATTCTAAGGTCAAGGTTCCTTGATGCCAG GAGAAAGAGGCGAAATTTTAGTAAACAAGCCACAGAGCTGCTGAATGAGTATTTTTACTCCCACCTCAGTAATCCATACCCTAGTGAGGAGGCCAAAGAGGAACTCGCTCGGAAGTGTGGAATCACCGTGTCACAG GTTTCTAATTGGTTTGGTAACAAAAGAATTCGATACAAGAAGAACATAAATAAGGCACAAGAGGAAGCCAACATGTACGCGGCCAAAACTGCGGCAGCAGCGGCTGCTAACGTTGGCCCTGAGGGAG GTGCGGCCGGGTATAACGTGGGCGGGGGACAGGCTGGGATGTACATGAACCTCAACGGGGGAGACAACTACCAGAGTAGTGATAATTCG CTACAGTGA
- the LOC105345687 gene encoding pre-B-cell leukemia transcription factor 1 isoform X22: MEDGQRMYSQQGGLTNMSGNVLPQYNMGQDEPSDQRKQEIGDILQQIMTITDQSLDEAQARCRKHTLNCHRMKPALFSVLCEIKEKTVLSIRNSQEEEPPDPQLMRLDNMLIAEGVAGPEKGGGSSAAANATAAASGGQPDSAIEHSDYRAKLAQIRQIYHTELEKYEQDLDLSDGSEIKNSDYEAKLAQIRQVYQTEYGKYEQACNEFTTHVVNLLREQSRTRPIAPKEIERMVTIIRKKFAAIEMQLKQSTCEAVMILRSRFLDARRKRRNFSKQATELLNEYFYSHLSNPYPSEEAKEELARKCGITVSQVSNWFGNKRIRYKKNITKAQEEANVYAAKSAAAHEGQGAAGYNVGGGQAGMYMNLNGGDNYQSSDNSLQ; encoded by the exons ATGGAAGACGGACAAAGAATGTATTCACAACAAGGGGGACTGACTAACATGTCGGGAAACGTGTTGCCTCAGTACAACATGGGTCAAGATGAACCGTCAGATCAGAGAAAACAGGAGATAGGGGACATCCTCCAACAAATTATGACAATTACTGACCAGAGCCTGGACGAAGCCCAAGCAAGGTGCCG AAAACACACACTGAACTGTCATCGAATGAAGCCAGCATTATTTAGCGTACTGTgtgaaatcaaagaaaaaacgG TGCTAAGTATAAGAAACTCACAGGAGGAAGAGCCCCCTGACCCTCAGCTGATGCGGTTGGACAATATGTTGATCGCAGAAGGAGTGGCGGGTCCAGAAAAAGGGGGTGGGTCATCTGCTGCCGCCAATGCCACTGCTGCCGCCTCTGGGGGTCAGCCTGACAGTGCCATAGAACACTCAGACTACCGTGCCAAACTGGCACAAATTCGTCAGATTTATCACACAGAACTTGAGAAATATGAGCAG GACCTTGATCTA AGCGATGGTTCAGAAATCAAAAACTCGGACTATGAAGCTAAACTGGCCCAGATTCGTCAAGTCTACCAAACGGAATATGGGAAATATGAACAG GCTTGCAATGAGTTTACAACTCATGTGGTCAACTTGTTGAGGGAACAGAGTCGTACTCGTCCTATAGCTCCCAAAGAAATCGAAAGAATGGTCACTATAATACGCAAGAAGTTTGCTGCCATTGAAATGCAATTGAAACAGAGCACATGTGAAGCAGTAATGATTCTAAGGTCAAGGTTCCTTGATGCCAG GAGAAAGAGGCGAAATTTTAGTAAACAAGCCACAGAGCTGCTGAATGAGTATTTTTACTCCCACCTCAGTAATCCATACCCTAGTGAGGAGGCCAAAGAGGAACTCGCTCGGAAGTGTGGAATCACCGTGTCACAG GTTTCAAATTGGTTTGGAAACAAAAGAATTCGttacaagaaaaatattacaaagGCTCAAGAAGAGGCCAATGTTTATGCAGCAAAATCAGCAGCCGCACATGAGGGCCAAG GTGCGGCCGGGTATAACGTGGGCGGGGGACAGGCTGGGATGTACATGAACCTCAACGGGGGAGACAACTACCAGAGTAGTGATAATTCG CTACAGTGA
- the LOC105345687 gene encoding pre-B-cell leukemia transcription factor 1 isoform X19, which produces MEDGQRMYSQQGGLTNMSGNVLPQYNMGQDEPSDQRKQEIGDILQQIMTITDQSLDEAQARCRKHTLNCHRMKPALFSVLCEIKEKTVLSIRNSQEEEPPDPQLMRLDNMLIAEGVAGPEKGGGSSAAANATAAASGGQPDSAIEHSDYRAKLAQIRQIYHTELEKYEQDLDLSDGSEIKNSDYEAKLAQIRQVYQTEYGKYEQACNEFTTHVVNLLREQSRTRPIAPKEIERMVTIIRKKFAAIEMQLKQSTCEAVMILRSRFLDARRKRRNFSKQATELLNEYFYSHLSNPYPSEEAKEELARKCGITVSQVSNWFGNKRIRYKKNINKAQEEANMYAAKTAAAAAANVGPEGGAAGYNVGGGQAGMYMNLNGGDNYQSSDNSVGDNVQNQLQ; this is translated from the exons ATGGAAGACGGACAAAGAATGTATTCACAACAAGGGGGACTGACTAACATGTCGGGAAACGTGTTGCCTCAGTACAACATGGGTCAAGATGAACCGTCAGATCAGAGAAAACAGGAGATAGGGGACATCCTCCAACAAATTATGACAATTACTGACCAGAGCCTGGACGAAGCCCAAGCAAGGTGCCG AAAACACACACTGAACTGTCATCGAATGAAGCCAGCATTATTTAGCGTACTGTgtgaaatcaaagaaaaaacgG TGCTAAGTATAAGAAACTCACAGGAGGAAGAGCCCCCTGACCCTCAGCTGATGCGGTTGGACAATATGTTGATCGCAGAAGGAGTGGCGGGTCCAGAAAAAGGGGGTGGGTCATCTGCTGCCGCCAATGCCACTGCTGCCGCCTCTGGGGGTCAGCCTGACAGTGCCATAGAACACTCAGACTACCGTGCCAAACTGGCACAAATTCGTCAGATTTATCACACAGAACTTGAGAAATATGAGCAG GACCTTGATCTA AGCGATGGTTCAGAAATCAAAAACTCGGACTATGAAGCTAAACTGGCCCAGATTCGTCAAGTCTACCAAACGGAATATGGGAAATATGAACAG GCTTGCAATGAGTTTACAACTCATGTGGTCAACTTGTTGAGGGAACAGAGTCGTACTCGTCCTATAGCTCCCAAAGAAATCGAAAGAATGGTCACTATAATACGCAAGAAGTTTGCTGCCATTGAAATGCAATTGAAACAGAGCACATGTGAAGCAGTAATGATTCTAAGGTCAAGGTTCCTTGATGCCAG GAGAAAGAGGCGAAATTTTAGTAAACAAGCCACAGAGCTGCTGAATGAGTATTTTTACTCCCACCTCAGTAATCCATACCCTAGTGAGGAGGCCAAAGAGGAACTCGCTCGGAAGTGTGGAATCACCGTGTCACAG GTTTCTAATTGGTTTGGTAACAAAAGAATTCGATACAAGAAGAACATAAATAAGGCACAAGAGGAAGCCAACATGTACGCGGCCAAAACTGCGGCAGCAGCGGCTGCTAACGTTGGCCCTGAGGGAG GTGCGGCCGGGTATAACGTGGGCGGGGGACAGGCTGGGATGTACATGAACCTCAACGGGGGAGACAACTACCAGAGTAGTGATAATTCGGTAGGAGACAATGTCCAAAACCAG CTACAGTGA